A stretch of the Marinobacter sp. JH2 genome encodes the following:
- a CDS encoding pilus assembly protein N-terminal domain-containing protein, giving the protein MFANTIFATRSVIAFCALLMGLAVPQVAFANSSEVVALAPGQQHIIAFTQKLEKVAVSNPDVASVQASGEQEVLVTAKASGAVTVRVWLKGKSSPSTTDYLVSSTAGERHPVPMQVQTDIRVVEVSRQQLNTLGFHYAKLFNGGDNAFGISPNGGGFTSPGGIPGNAAGLGTDGFNLFSFGSNHLSIINALESGGFAYTLAEPSLVSLSGQNATFLSGGEFPVPISGSDGEVEIEYKEYGVSLSLTPTVIDENQIILKVAPEVSDLDFTSGVSSGGVSVPGLRVRRTETMVSMAPGESFVISGLVSRSTFNNSDKLPGLGNIPILGALFRSDRISSDDRELIMVVTPRFVSAKKELSEEVKSFGKKYEYSSTEWGDMFINSRDGTEPLESGLSW; this is encoded by the coding sequence CGTTCAGTGATTGCCTTCTGTGCATTGTTGATGGGGTTGGCAGTTCCACAGGTCGCCTTTGCTAATAGTTCTGAAGTCGTCGCGTTAGCCCCAGGGCAGCAGCACATTATTGCGTTCACCCAAAAGCTGGAGAAGGTTGCAGTATCGAACCCGGACGTTGCCTCGGTCCAAGCCAGCGGTGAACAAGAAGTTCTTGTCACGGCTAAAGCCTCTGGTGCTGTTACGGTCAGGGTCTGGCTTAAAGGTAAGTCATCTCCAAGCACAACAGACTATTTGGTGAGCTCCACGGCGGGCGAGCGGCATCCGGTACCCATGCAGGTACAAACCGATATTCGTGTAGTTGAAGTGAGTCGTCAGCAGCTAAATACTCTGGGCTTCCATTATGCCAAGCTGTTTAACGGTGGTGACAATGCGTTCGGGATCTCACCAAATGGAGGCGGCTTTACAAGTCCGGGAGGCATTCCGGGAAATGCCGCAGGTCTTGGCACCGATGGCTTTAACCTGTTCAGCTTTGGATCCAATCATCTGAGTATTATCAATGCACTGGAGTCGGGCGGCTTTGCATACACGTTAGCGGAACCGTCGTTGGTGAGTCTTAGCGGTCAAAATGCGACCTTTTTATCGGGTGGTGAATTCCCTGTGCCAATTTCCGGCAGTGATGGTGAAGTGGAGATTGAGTACAAAGAATATGGTGTAAGCCTGTCTTTGACCCCCACGGTAATTGACGAAAATCAGATCATTCTTAAGGTGGCTCCGGAAGTGAGCGATTTGGATTTCACCTCTGGCGTGTCTAGTGGCGGGGTGTCTGTTCCTGGATTACGTGTGCGCAGAACGGAAACGATGGTGTCGATGGCACCTGGCGAAAGCTTTGTGATCAGTGGTTTGGTAAGCCGTTCTACCTTTAATAACAGCGATAAGCTGCCCGGCCTTGGGAATATCCCGATTCTTGGCGCCTTATTCCGTTCAGATCGAATCTCCAGTGATGACCGCGAGCTCATTATGGTGGTCACACCACGGTTTGTGAGTGCTAAAAAAGAACTATCGGAAGAGGTCAAAAGCTTCGGTAAGAAATACGAATACAGCAGTACCGAATGGGGCGATATGTTCATTAACTCACGGGACGGTACCGAGCCTCTCGAAAGTGGCTTGAGCTGGTAA
- a CDS encoding type II secretion system F family protein, which translates to MSVQILWLAALGLGILVVVVVLLQFVVGHYLAMAKLQKQSLRRLAPQDVIEEKTVAGIRLGPVEQLMVKAGIQASVTRLFMLLVVLLGVVAAIVVVRGVLEAIVAVIAFLLIAVTLWRVKFERMRRQIFEELPGIVDAVLRSLSAGRSVEQSMLVAFDDASAAFEPLCFRLRGAISQGRDYTQVLDGFADLYSIPPLTQMAIALRTSARFGSPVRPVLSEVSKAIRSREELRREFMAATAETRFTAIVFAVMPPGLGAYVVLMNEEFSAALLNTATGHTMMMTAGVLQVIGTVLVWNLIRGVGRG; encoded by the coding sequence GTGAGCGTGCAGATCTTGTGGCTAGCGGCCTTGGGGTTGGGCATTTTGGTGGTTGTGGTGGTGTTGCTGCAGTTTGTGGTAGGTCACTATCTGGCTATGGCGAAGCTGCAAAAACAAAGCCTACGTCGATTAGCACCTCAAGACGTCATTGAAGAGAAAACGGTTGCAGGTATTCGCTTGGGCCCCGTTGAGCAGTTGATGGTCAAGGCGGGTATCCAGGCATCCGTGACCAGATTATTTATGTTGCTTGTGGTGTTGCTTGGCGTCGTCGCCGCGATTGTGGTTGTTCGAGGGGTGCTCGAGGCGATTGTGGCGGTGATTGCGTTTTTATTGATTGCTGTCACGCTCTGGCGGGTAAAATTTGAACGTATGCGCCGGCAAATCTTTGAGGAGCTGCCGGGCATCGTTGACGCTGTTTTACGGTCCCTTTCTGCGGGTCGCTCGGTTGAGCAAAGCATGTTGGTAGCATTTGATGATGCGTCGGCAGCATTTGAACCGTTATGCTTTCGGCTACGAGGTGCTATCAGTCAGGGCCGCGATTACACGCAGGTACTTGATGGCTTTGCGGACCTATATAGCATTCCCCCGCTGACGCAAATGGCAATTGCTTTGAGAACATCAGCTCGTTTTGGCTCGCCCGTAAGGCCAGTCCTTTCAGAGGTGTCGAAAGCTATTCGGTCCCGGGAAGAGTTGCGTCGTGAGTTTATGGCGGCGACCGCAGAGACTCGTTTCACCGCTATTGTGTTTGCCGTCATGCCTCCCGGGTTGGGCGCTTATGTGGTGCTAATGAACGAAGAGTTTTCCGCGGCGCTTTTGAATACTGCGACGGGCCATACCATGATGATGACAGCGGGTGTTTTGCAAGTCATTGGAACGGTACTGGTCTGGAATCTGATCAGAGGGGTTGGCCGTGGTTAA
- a CDS encoding CpaF family protein has product MATRVDEEYQQLKKQVHAYLIERLDEEGVEVERTEVGQLDKFVEANVNLYIAHHRIPLATAEQVMLARETLDEIIGLGPLEPLLADTAVNDILVNGPLNVFVEVAGVLQKAQTRFIDDDHVMRIIRRILAPLGRRLDESSPMVDARLQDGSRVNAIIPPIALDGPSISIRKFTQKHLAASDLVNLGSLTRECLDLLVKIVQGRRNLLVSGGTGTGKTTILNLLSQFIPKDERLVTIEDSAELQLNHPHIVRLETRPANAEGTGRISARELVINALRMRPDRVIVGEVRAGEIIELMQAMNTGHEGSMSTIHANSSKDAMIRIETLLAVNGYDAGEQAIGRLIGSSLDVLVQLKRLSNGRRIVSEVVEMTPSKSNPYQMNVLYQAPDIRDEVLEGEAQ; this is encoded by the coding sequence GTGGCAACTCGTGTCGATGAAGAATATCAGCAACTAAAGAAACAAGTTCATGCTTACCTGATCGAGCGATTAGATGAAGAGGGAGTTGAGGTTGAACGAACTGAAGTTGGCCAACTTGATAAATTCGTAGAAGCGAATGTAAACCTATATATCGCTCATCATCGTATACCTCTGGCAACGGCAGAACAGGTTATGTTGGCCCGTGAAACCCTCGATGAAATCATCGGGCTCGGGCCGCTGGAACCGCTGTTGGCTGACACCGCAGTGAACGACATACTTGTTAATGGCCCCCTAAACGTGTTCGTGGAAGTGGCGGGCGTTCTTCAGAAGGCGCAAACCCGGTTTATTGATGACGACCACGTGATGCGCATCATCCGCCGAATTCTGGCACCCCTTGGTCGACGGTTGGATGAAAGTAGCCCCATGGTGGATGCTCGGCTTCAGGACGGTTCTCGAGTGAACGCTATTATTCCGCCCATCGCTCTTGATGGACCTTCCATTTCGATTCGAAAATTCACCCAGAAGCATTTGGCGGCATCAGATTTGGTCAATCTCGGTTCGTTGACCAGAGAATGCCTGGATCTGCTGGTGAAAATCGTTCAAGGGCGCAGAAATTTGCTGGTAAGTGGTGGTACCGGCACAGGTAAAACAACGATTCTTAACCTCCTTAGCCAGTTTATTCCCAAAGACGAACGGCTCGTGACCATTGAAGATTCGGCTGAATTACAACTGAACCATCCCCACATTGTTCGCTTGGAAACCCGGCCCGCTAACGCAGAGGGCACGGGGCGTATCAGTGCGCGTGAGTTGGTTATCAACGCCCTTCGAATGCGACCTGACCGGGTCATTGTCGGTGAAGTTCGTGCGGGCGAAATTATCGAGCTGATGCAGGCGATGAACACGGGGCACGAAGGTTCGATGAGTACGATTCACGCGAACTCTTCCAAGGACGCCATGATTCGAATTGAAACACTGTTGGCAGTGAATGGTTATGACGCCGGAGAGCAGGCTATTGGTCGCTTGATTGGCTCGTCTTTGGACGTGTTGGTTCAGTTGAAACGGCTTTCGAACGGCCGTCGTATCGTGAGTGAGGTGGTCGAAATGACTCCTTCAAAGTCTAACCCTTACCAAATGAATGTTCTCTATCAAGCCCCGGATATTCGGGACGAGGTTTTAGAGGGCGAAGCGCAGTGA
- a CDS encoding type II secretion system F family protein, translating to MVNLWFIGAIVLAVASVLYLWVWAPAWALQSRVRARLSHRQLTTEDDSGSPPLETFIYWLVGRPLLAGDFRELEPALDATGKTPYRARQYYLVACWFVPLVLTLLAIVFSGVMVTAVTFMMSFYLSRQFIRSSGRTAEKQQNRESIELCQMTRMLMEAGLSPERSLKLISHQARELMPLLVARIDRFNRVMESGADRSRALDELGRNRNLTVLRSYVTLMKQAGTLGAGVSGALEQIIAEAHHEERSKLKEETNKVGARMTIIMMVFMLPSLFILIGGPAVLSIMDALQR from the coding sequence GTGGTTAACCTTTGGTTTATTGGCGCGATAGTGCTAGCCGTTGCTTCGGTGCTTTACCTATGGGTCTGGGCGCCAGCCTGGGCATTGCAATCGCGAGTTCGAGCTCGCTTGTCTCACCGACAATTGACGACAGAAGACGATTCAGGCAGCCCGCCTCTGGAAACGTTTATATATTGGCTAGTAGGGCGGCCTTTATTAGCCGGTGATTTTAGAGAGTTGGAACCCGCCCTGGATGCAACGGGCAAAACACCTTACCGGGCTCGGCAGTATTACCTTGTTGCTTGTTGGTTTGTACCGCTGGTTTTGACTTTACTGGCCATTGTGTTTTCAGGCGTCATGGTGACCGCCGTCACTTTCATGATGTCGTTTTATCTTTCCCGGCAGTTCATCCGCAGTTCAGGTCGAACGGCTGAAAAACAACAGAACCGTGAATCCATAGAACTTTGTCAGATGACTCGAATGCTGATGGAGGCGGGGCTTAGCCCGGAACGATCACTGAAATTGATTTCACATCAGGCCAGAGAGTTGATGCCTTTGCTGGTTGCGCGGATTGATCGGTTCAATCGAGTCATGGAAAGTGGTGCCGACAGAAGTCGAGCTCTCGATGAGCTGGGCCGAAACCGGAATCTTACAGTTTTACGTAGCTATGTCACGCTTATGAAACAGGCGGGCACGCTTGGGGCCGGGGTTTCGGGGGCATTAGAGCAAATTATTGCCGAAGCTCACCACGAAGAGCGCAGTAAGTTGAAAGAAGAAACCAATAAGGTCGGTGCCCGAATGACAATTATAATGATGGTCTTTATGCTGCCGTCTTTGTTTATATTGATTGGCGGGCCTGCTGTACTATCGATTATGGACGCCCTCCAGCGGTAG
- a CDS encoding response regulator receiver-like protein, giving the protein MSETLICIAEEVGIRAWLERVLGDTWTLEFVSAGDLSRVNRLVQASQAKVVVAAVNETEQGRSAKLISAILTSNPAVSLVAVAQHISQELLLEVMRAGARDCLITGVDGDRANERISALSQLSVVDSVSKPARVAGSLTLVLGAASVVDTRFFAQNLACELSHQQSKGSVLAIDTMATENRSFYLDSLNRLSLNDLVNRTDAIDQAFVNTALEEYSPGLRLLSGNIMAETLTGDDAADLFIAISRLAELFDHMVIRVVEHQARAWLKILGSDITKLVILAHPVVDQIQYTEAMIQQSRKWLGQNCERLVVIDGYRKGATLKLEDIEKNIGLEASLRLPVEWLNRLDSINAGVPLGALPRSSPYQKKLVDFVHKRYVESPSSKGPFAFFKKR; this is encoded by the coding sequence ATGAGTGAAACACTGATCTGTATCGCAGAAGAAGTCGGTATTCGCGCCTGGCTTGAACGGGTATTGGGTGACACGTGGACGCTTGAGTTTGTTTCTGCTGGTGATTTGTCGCGAGTGAATCGCCTGGTTCAGGCGAGTCAGGCAAAGGTGGTGGTGGCAGCGGTTAACGAGACTGAGCAGGGCCGTTCTGCCAAGCTGATTTCCGCCATTTTAACATCTAACCCGGCGGTGAGTTTGGTTGCGGTTGCCCAGCATATTTCTCAGGAGTTGTTGCTGGAGGTTATGAGAGCTGGGGCTCGAGATTGCCTGATTACCGGGGTTGATGGAGACAGAGCCAACGAAAGAATTTCAGCACTTTCGCAACTGTCCGTCGTTGATTCCGTATCGAAGCCGGCACGTGTTGCAGGCTCTTTGACACTCGTGCTTGGCGCAGCTTCCGTTGTCGATACACGGTTTTTCGCTCAGAACCTGGCGTGTGAGCTCAGTCATCAACAGTCTAAGGGCTCCGTGCTGGCAATCGACACGATGGCCACGGAAAATCGGTCGTTTTATTTAGATAGTTTGAATCGGTTGAGCTTGAATGACTTGGTCAACCGAACCGATGCAATCGATCAGGCGTTTGTTAATACGGCTCTGGAAGAATACTCCCCAGGCTTGCGCCTGCTCTCAGGTAATATTATGGCTGAAACGCTCACGGGCGATGATGCCGCGGATCTGTTTATTGCTATATCCCGGTTGGCTGAATTGTTTGACCACATGGTGATTCGGGTAGTTGAACACCAAGCGAGAGCTTGGCTCAAGATTCTAGGTTCAGACATCACTAAATTGGTGATTTTGGCGCACCCGGTTGTCGATCAGATTCAGTATACCGAAGCGATGATTCAACAGAGTCGCAAATGGCTGGGTCAGAACTGTGAGCGACTGGTTGTTATTGATGGATACAGGAAAGGCGCGACGTTGAAGTTGGAGGACATCGAGAAAAATATTGGGCTGGAAGCAAGTCTCCGTCTGCCGGTTGAATGGCTTAATCGATTGGACTCCATTAATGCGGGCGTGCCGTTAGGAGCTTTACCTAGATCCTCTCCGTACCAGAAAAAACTCGTCGATTTCGTCCATAAGCGCTATGTGGAATCACCTTCGTCGAAGGGGCCGTTCGCCTTCTTCAAAAAACGCTGA